Genomic segment of Sebastes umbrosus isolate fSebUmb1 chromosome 19, fSebUmb1.pri, whole genome shotgun sequence:
TGAGTCGAGAGTGACTCCCGCCTGCGGGCGGAAGACGACCGAGCCCACGTGGGTGTTATGTccttcagccaatcagagagcagggaCAGAGAGGGGGCGGAGTCTCAGTTACTCAGGACATGCTCATGTTAAAACTACTAAAGATTCAGAACGTCAAATAAACTCAAACGTACTAAAAATACAAatctgaaacacaaaaacacaaactaataataaatgactaataaatgttaattaattaTAGAGAAACATGAAGCTGCTCACCTCTGAGTGTACGAATCAGGTTGCAGTCGGGGACGGACCACAGCTTACACAGGCCGCTCCTACAGAACGGgttgttagcatgttagcattagcattcaACATGAGCAcgtgtaattcaagtgttagctgttagctcacGGCTATGCTAACTCCCTATGTGCTAATGTGCTAATGTGTTAATGTGGGCGGGGCTCGGTACCAGGAGGCCGTGGCCAGCATCTTGGAGTCGGGGCTGAAGTGGCAGAAGCTGATTGGTCGATCGTCTCCGATCTGACTGCAGAAGTTGTTGAGATTCTGAAGAAGAAGTTTGATGTTTAAGCTCACATTAATACGTTTAgttactatatatactgtatatatatttacatatatcaATGATATCTACGTTCTCACCCTCAGGCTCTTGTGCAGCTCTTGTTGCCGGATCGCTCTGGTCGCCTCGGCAACCTCCCTCTGAGCGCGTGCAGCCTCCAAACGCCTCATTGCCCTGACGGACCAATCATAACAGGAGCTTGTGAGTCACAGCCAATCAGACTCTTTCCTTTCTTATTcatcacatacacaaacacactgagcgAGGACCGCcggtcctcctctgtctctgatTGGTCGGTTGGTAGCTGACTCACCGTGGCAGAGAGTATTTGGCCAACCAGAGGCGAGCGTCCTTCAGGTAGGCGGAGCCTTCGTGGTACCACGTCTGCTGGCACTGTGACGgtcagaaagacagaaacatgtttcattttgacagttttattcaactcaaagatataatgtaatataatgtgtgtgtgtgtgtgtgtgtgtgtgtgtgtgtgtgtgtgtgtgtgttgacctcGTCCTGTGACCTCTTGgctctctcttcatccctccTGGACTTTTTCAGAGCGTCGGGACCGACGACCGACAGAACACTTCGCAGTCTgaccacacaaacaaacaaacaaacaaacaaacaaacaggaaatctGAATGTTTCTTCAacattaaagacatttaaaCTGTCAATGAAAACTCTTTGCGTTTTTATCAGCTCGGTGTGaaatctgagtttttttttttttaaagttattttttgggggcatttttaagcatttattgataggacagtggatagagtgttggaaagggggagagagagaaatgacatgcggaaaggaccacaggccggattcgaacccgggtccaccgctgctaggactgagccttggcgatacatgggcgctcgctctaccgactgagctaaccagccgcccgtGAAAtctgacttttattgtgaaaaatggAGGAAGTGAAATATATTGTTGCTAATCTGAtagatgctaacatgctaacgcCACAGAGGCCTGTGGAGGCTTCTGTCTTTGTCCTGCTGAATGTCCTTTATGTTCATTATTACAGACTATAATATCCTGtcacgtcaccatggttacaaTGTCTTGAACAATGAGTGTTCATCccacctcctcctgcagcttcaGTCTGCACTAGTTTCATCCAGATGGACTCAATAAACAGGAGTGAATATAACTATTTCTATTTCTCTACTTTGATTTTCatgattttaacacattttcataaaatgtaatGATATTATGAGCCACACATCATTTAAATAGATGCAAAGTTTGTGGTGGTTATTATCGAAATTGGAGAATTATTGGAGCGATTAATCAATAGTTGaaatagttgcagattcatTATTTTTGCCAGTTGTTCAAACTTGTGTAAATTAGTATTATATTGAATTagttaaatgtttgtttaaatgtcAGTTCATCTCTTGAAAACTTCACTGAAACattcaaataacatttttttattatttacctcTCCCGGCGGTCAGCTGGTCCCTCTCCGAACAACGTGATTGGCTCTCCGAGCGCTCGGAGGCCGGCCTTCACCTCAGCGTCATCGGTGGAGACGGTGATCTGTCTcgctcgccgccgccgctcgAAGGCGGCGAGTGCTTCATGCTGCCGCTCGCTACCCCGCTCCTCCAGGTCCAGAGTCTCTCCTGCACGGCATCATGGGAAACAGAGTCTCACTCACACATCACACACGTTTACATCTATCTGTAGTTTACAACGTGAGACTGACCTGACGAGATGTTGATGTTTCCCGCCGCGATCCCCGCCTTCACCGCATCGCTTCCTTTTGTCGTCTCTGAGTTCAGACGCTCGCGCTCTTTTTCCTCCAGGCTTCCGTAGTAAACACGAGTCCTCTTCACGGCCGGAGCCGAATCCTCGTCGTCTGACATTGTCATtcacttcctcttcttcttcttcttctactgctgctgctgcaccccaGAGGCTGCTGGGAAAACGACACCGAGAGAAAATAACGACAAGAAGTAACAGAGAGCGAAGAGAAAttagtaatattcataatataatattcatttaagaaaaagaaaaacagctcaAAGATAAATACTGAAACATGTTTATCTTGttatcaaaaaataaaatcacaaaattaATCTAAAAACGTGACAATAAATCACAGGAAAGAAGAACCCGGCAAGAGGaaggaaaaattaaaataaatttgacaaaaataagtaaataataaaaaagtattaaatactgaaACATGTAGATCTACCACCAGTAATAAAAaaggtactgtatgtaatgaGATAATAGAAAatcaaactgaaactaaacaacaacaaacaaaaaaaaaagagaaagaaataaggagaaactaaataataaatattacatgtcaaTGTTTTAATACGAGACTGAAGGAGACTCATGTCTGTtgccttttattgtgaaaagctcTTTAAAAGGTGCTGCATAAATAAACTTATTATAAACAGATAATACTACTGTAGGGTGATTTGCTGTAAATCCCCCTGGGGGGGGTTtaggtcttcctcaaacaaataagtcaataaaactgttgatatttttatttaatgtctttctaatacGCCTAAATGCTTAAAAACTATtatagtctttatttatttattattataaatgataGTCTTATTGTATGTTTGATGATTTTTAGGCCTTTTAACAGACGTCTCAGTGTCCCACATTTCGGACATCACTGTGCAACATTAGGGAATAATAATTTGTCTGAGAGAACTTGGCATTAGAGTACTGATACGTCTACCATTTCTTTTAtgagtgtgatatctgcatgttcttttttatgtttgattaggacacatcctgTGGATTTCAGAGTGGTACTGGGTGAGGATTTAATGTACTGacttcatatcacaatatattccaCAAgtctaaaatgcaaaaaatgtcccacatCAGGCCGATTCACCCAATAAAACATCCTCATACACAAtattaatgtaaattaaaaacacGTCTTCAGTGTGACTGAAGAGTTTTCTAGGTTCATATTCTGTGATATTTACTgatctatctctctttctctgttttcttcacATTATAATCAATATTTACTCCTCAATAGATAATCAATATAATAATGAACTGAAGTTCTTCTCTCTCACAGCTGCTGCTCAGGTCAACAGGCTTTTACAAGTGCAATCACCTCTGTTTACAGTATATCTATCTTTATATTTTAAACTTCtggtgtaacacttctgtttatatttatttattacatctactttacctgtttgatttgctttataactgtgtgtgttttacctgttctatgttttatctgcctcgtttagtctggtcaagtatttgttttaaagcactgaacAGAAGTGGAAACTGTGAATCAggttgtatttaatacgatgacaataaagctttctattctattctattctagcagctgtgttttacatgttttattattattaattgagCCGAATCACAGAGCGACTCACACAGTTACAGATCTGAGAGAAGTTTAGTTCTGAAGCTGGAGGAACTCTCTCAGTCAGAGAATCCGTCTAGAATTAAACTATTATCCGACGAGGTCTGGTAGAAACAGGAAGTAACGGTCAGACAGTAACGAGGTACCACTgcactatagaaatattatatctggttgctatggttacagtgacaaagacagtcatgcattttttcttattaatttaatttgaattctcttgaagttccacattcacaagtgtacatttaccaaaaaaagcctaatttctttgtatttatgaaataaatggaattatatctggcAACAATTTATTcctccaaaacaaaaaagcaatgaaaacaatgaatgtatgcaatatctttaatgtttttaagtgaaattattgtcatactctcacgtggtcttttttattattatctatttatttatttatttttattgtttttttattttatgtttgttttgtttcatttctgttctccttttatgtttatgtttatgtttatgtttatgcttcttctgtatgtaaatgtgtttaatgttttctgctgttaccaTGGATACcctcatttagaaataaaaagaatagTAACGAGGTACACAGCTACTGCTAGCATTAGCAtcagcattagcattagcatcagcattagcattagcatcagcattagcattagcatcagcattagcattagcattagcattagcattagcatcagcatcagcattagcattagcattagcattagcatcagtTCTAACAGCAGAAAGGCGCGTCACGCCGCGTCACACATCACGCCACCTGAGCCGTCACGCGGCGGGTTTGCTTGGCAGCAGTGGAGCGGCTCGTGTCTGTGTGGTATGCACGTGTTATTGTAGTTTTAGTTTATAAACTCACCGGATGAAAGAAGCGAAGCAGCGTCTCAGAGCGGAGTGACCCGGATGTACTCACGGCATCAGCTTCCGGGTCAGAGGTTGCTCTTCCGGTTCAACAGaacagcagcaaacaaacaCGAGAGGAAGACCCGCGAAAACacctcaactacacacctgtcaGGTAACTCTACACACTCTGTTACACCTGTTGAAGCTGAGCGACGAACGGTGATCTGTTTCCGGTTCAattcatttattacatgttgTACTGATGTTAGCACGTTAGCTTAGCTTCTCTTAGCTTCTCTTAGCTTCTGTTAGCTTCTGTTAGCTTCTGTTCCCCATTCAGACTGAATAGAACCTcaatactaccaatactaccacagtactaccagtactacACTAGTACTCTACCAGTACTACCAGTACTCCCTCAGTACTAACAGTGCTCCCTCAGTACTCCAGTACTCTCAGTACTCCCACTGCTGTTATCCAGctgagtttgtgtttgtgtttgtgattggtcgCCTGCAGGTCACCTGATCGTCTGATTTATTAATCACCtgcaggatcaataaagtctccAAACAacttcaataacttcagttctTTTCTCAACAGTTGAACAGTGAAACCTGTAATGTGACATTTAACAACTAATAACATAACGGTTTACTAATTAATGACCCTTTATTAGTGCAGCAGCTttcaataatcaataaaaagacacaaacaggaTCTGatagtgaaataaaataatatgattCATCCTGTAGCCTGTTCACTGCTGCTAATATTTATAAGACACAACGTTTTATTTAATCACATACAGTCAgtcatttcatgtttttgtgtctaattgtTTGTGAAGGTTTCTCTGATATAAACTGAAGATGTTGAGGAGGAAACCGACTCGTCTGGAGCTGAAGATCGACGACACCGAGGAGTTCGAGAGCGTCAAGAAAGAGCTCGAGGTTTAAATCACTTCTATACACCGTATATCTATCAATACTGTCGGTATTCATCAATACTGTCGGTATCCATCAATACTGTCATTATCAATCAATACTGTCGGTATCTATCAGTACTGTCGGTATCAATCAATGCTGTCGGTATCCATCAATACTGTCGGTATCTATCCACCAGTATTGATCGATCCTGTcagtattgattgattgatcttCTGTTGTATATTATTGATCCCTCCAGCCTGTCAGTTTGATAATTGATCGTCTGCAGCGTGTCGAATGTTTTCTGGAGTTTTATTAAACAACTAAAATTAGTTCCAGTCACA
This window contains:
- the prpf4 gene encoding U4/U6 small nuclear ribonucleoprotein Prp4, which translates into the protein MTMSDDEDSAPAVKRTRVYYGSLEEKERERLNSETTKGSDAVKAGIAAGNINISSGETLDLEERGSERQHEALAAFERRRRARQITVSTDDAEVKAGLRALGEPITLFGEGPADRRERLRSVLSVVGPDALKKSRRDEERAKRSQDECQQTWYHEGSAYLKDARLWLAKYSLPRAMRRLEAARAQREVAEATRAIRQQELHKSLRNLNNFCSQIGDDRPISFCHFSPDSKMLATASWSGLCKLWSVPDCNLIRTLRGHNTHVGSVVFRPQAGVTLDSSDVSLASCAADGSVKLWNLESDEPVADIEGHSERVSRVSWHPSGRFLGTTSYDNSWRLWDLEVREEILHQEGHSKGVHDINFHPDGSLAATGGLDSFGRVWDLRTGRCVVFLEGHLKEIYSVHFSPNGYHLATGSGDNTCKVWELRNRKCLYTVPAHQNLVSAVRFQPTEGQFLITGAYDNMAKVWSHPGWTPLKTLAGHEGKVMGVDVSPHGKLIASCSYDRTFKLWLSE